One genomic region from Candidatus Xiphinematobacter sp. encodes:
- the murF gene encoding UDP-N-acetylmuramoyl-tripeptide--D-alanyl-D-alanine ligase, producing MDTCTVREVAEMCGGVLLRGNPQCLVSRLSKDTRILQPGDIYIALRGARFDGNQFLAQAEARGASAVIAESSFALPVNSKLAVILVPNSLVALQHLAKSWRGRITPRVVCITGSNGKTTTKELTSRVLERRLTVSHTQGNLNNHIGLPLSILATSSAHNVAVWEIGMNHRGEILPLAKLARPQIGIITNIGVAHIANMGSREAIAAEKENLIHQIAPDGTLILPAEDDFSEKLASSSPIRTLFVGLSSGSVTASNIEVLSNGTRFIAHSFGQRASVTLSLPGRHIVMGALFALAVGLELGISIPEGAKELSRAPLLHCRPQLQVRRNVQFLDDGYNANPDSMVAALNALSETPCKGRRFAILGKMDELGTYAKRGYQKIAQAAAVSLIDALVAVGEETLPLVEAAKKGGVRKVFHISDTSAAAEFLGSITSPGDMVLVKGSNSACMSRIIEQY from the coding sequence ATGGACACCTGTACTGTCAGAGAAGTCGCAGAGATGTGCGGGGGTGTGCTGCTAAGGGGAAACCCCCAGTGTCTTGTCAGTCGACTTTCTAAAGACACCCGTATACTGCAACCAGGCGATATCTACATTGCATTACGTGGTGCCCGCTTTGACGGAAACCAGTTTCTAGCTCAAGCGGAAGCACGTGGTGCCAGTGCTGTAATCGCGGAATCCTCTTTCGCACTACCCGTCAACTCCAAGCTGGCTGTCATTCTCGTTCCAAATTCGCTAGTAGCGCTACAGCATCTCGCTAAAAGTTGGCGAGGTAGGATCACGCCAAGAGTAGTTTGTATTACCGGAAGCAACGGCAAGACAACCACCAAGGAACTCACTTCCAGAGTCCTAGAGAGACGGCTCACTGTTTCACACACACAGGGTAATCTCAACAACCATATCGGGTTACCGCTTAGTATTCTGGCTACTTCTTCTGCTCACAATGTAGCAGTTTGGGAAATTGGCATGAACCACCGCGGGGAAATCCTTCCATTGGCCAAACTGGCTCGCCCTCAGATCGGCATTATCACCAATATTGGAGTTGCCCATATCGCAAATATGGGGTCGCGCGAGGCAATTGCAGCAGAGAAAGAGAACCTGATCCACCAAATTGCGCCAGACGGCACGCTAATTCTTCCCGCGGAAGACGATTTTTCTGAAAAACTGGCTTCCTCCTCACCAATCCGCACTCTTTTTGTCGGATTAAGCTCTGGTTCAGTCACTGCTTCAAATATTGAAGTTCTTTCCAACGGGACCCGCTTTATCGCACACAGTTTTGGACAGCGCGCTTCCGTTACATTAAGTCTTCCTGGAAGACACATAGTAATGGGCGCCCTATTCGCCCTGGCGGTTGGTCTTGAGCTAGGCATTTCCATTCCTGAAGGGGCGAAGGAACTGAGTCGTGCTCCTCTACTGCACTGTCGCCCACAACTGCAAGTCAGGCGCAATGTTCAATTCCTAGATGACGGCTATAATGCTAATCCAGATTCAATGGTAGCCGCCCTTAATGCTCTCTCTGAAACCCCATGTAAGGGTCGTCGCTTTGCCATCCTTGGAAAAATGGATGAGTTGGGGACCTATGCGAAGAGGGGATATCAAAAAATAGCCCAAGCGGCAGCAGTATCCCTTATAGATGCTCTGGTAGCGGTTGGGGAAGAAACTCTACCGCTTGTCGAGGCGGCAAAAAAGGGAGGGGTGCGAAAAGTCTTCCACATTTCGGACACTTCTGCCGCAGCAGAATTCCTAGGCAGCATAACAAGTCCTGGAGATATGGTCTTGGTCAAAGGAAGTAATTCAGCATGCATGAGCCGCATCATTGAGCAGTACTAG
- a CDS encoding penicillin-binding protein 2: MRQNVQIRIAWAGIGLSLILTGYSIQLAYVQITKYHEFTALAAQKHSIRQILHARRGLILDANKEILAANLPLKTVVADGSLIRDANALARCAAPFLSIPVEELLPRLRTERKYVVVKRKFPEDRARALMKELRKTSLRGLSFEQELQRVYPNGELLSQVLGFLDHRGQGVQGLEASMAAYLEGKNGFRLIERDRTGREIVIYRGQEHPPRNGINIQLTIDTNLQAIVEKEVDAAYHELKASYISSVMIRPQTGEILAMANRPTFNPNSVGASTPNQLRNYAVMDMIEPGSTFKIVITSGVLNEGLVRPTSAIFCENGEFCHGGVILRDHKAYEYLSVHDTLVKSSNIGAAKLAFLLGNQRLYRYIRKFGFGDRTGVELPSEASGIIHPPHRWSKTSITRIPMGYEVAVTPLQLTVAMSAIANEGKLMAPHIVKALLDGEGRPVSTISPHFVRQVISSETAKAMGDALTEVVSHRGTAVQARVNGFEVAGKTGTAQKVDYRGGYHKGRYVASFAGFLPRKDPQFVCLVVVDDAKVPSSMAYGGLVSAPIFSRIAERTARYMGLPPLSIIKRGHPLSPLQKSQAGLNSMR; the protein is encoded by the coding sequence GTGAGACAGAATGTACAGATTCGTATAGCTTGGGCAGGAATTGGGCTTTCCTTGATTCTCACCGGATACTCCATCCAATTGGCCTATGTCCAGATTACCAAGTACCACGAATTTACAGCCTTGGCTGCACAGAAACACTCCATTCGCCAAATTCTCCACGCTCGTCGTGGACTTATTCTCGATGCTAATAAGGAGATTCTAGCTGCTAATCTTCCGCTAAAAACAGTTGTGGCAGACGGTTCCTTAATCAGAGATGCAAATGCGCTGGCAAGGTGTGCCGCTCCCTTCCTTTCAATTCCTGTTGAAGAACTTCTCCCGAGACTTAGAACGGAGCGCAAGTATGTGGTGGTCAAAAGAAAATTTCCTGAAGACCGAGCTAGAGCCTTAATGAAGGAATTACGGAAGACTTCACTGCGTGGTTTGTCCTTTGAACAAGAGCTACAGCGCGTTTACCCTAATGGGGAGTTGCTTTCCCAAGTGCTAGGATTTTTGGACCATAGAGGACAAGGCGTACAAGGCCTGGAGGCTTCCATGGCAGCCTACCTGGAAGGTAAAAACGGATTTCGCCTTATTGAACGGGACCGTACCGGAAGAGAAATCGTGATCTATCGTGGGCAGGAGCACCCCCCTCGCAACGGGATTAATATCCAACTCACCATCGACACGAACTTGCAGGCTATTGTGGAAAAAGAAGTGGATGCTGCTTACCACGAGCTCAAAGCTTCGTATATCAGCTCCGTCATGATACGCCCCCAAACTGGGGAAATCTTGGCCATGGCTAACCGTCCCACGTTTAATCCTAACAGTGTGGGAGCTTCTACTCCAAATCAGCTAAGGAACTATGCCGTCATGGATATGATAGAGCCAGGATCCACCTTTAAGATCGTCATTACTTCTGGAGTACTGAACGAAGGATTGGTGCGTCCGACAAGCGCCATTTTTTGTGAGAATGGCGAATTCTGCCACGGTGGAGTCATCCTCAGGGACCACAAAGCTTACGAATATCTTTCTGTACACGACACTTTGGTTAAGTCCTCTAACATCGGTGCAGCCAAGCTAGCGTTTTTATTGGGCAATCAGCGCCTGTACAGATACATTCGGAAATTCGGATTTGGAGATAGAACAGGCGTTGAGCTACCTAGTGAGGCTAGCGGGATTATCCATCCACCACATCGTTGGAGCAAGACGAGCATTACCCGAATCCCCATGGGATATGAAGTGGCCGTCACCCCCCTTCAGCTCACCGTTGCCATGAGTGCTATTGCCAATGAGGGAAAACTCATGGCTCCACACATTGTAAAGGCACTTCTTGATGGAGAAGGAAGACCAGTCAGTACCATTTCTCCTCACTTTGTTCGGCAAGTGATCTCCTCAGAGACAGCCAAAGCGATGGGGGATGCGCTAACAGAGGTAGTAAGCCACAGGGGGACTGCAGTGCAGGCACGCGTCAACGGCTTTGAAGTAGCCGGAAAAACAGGAACTGCCCAAAAGGTAGATTACAGGGGAGGATATCATAAGGGACGCTACGTCGCTTCTTTCGCCGGCTTCCTCCCGAGAAAGGATCCACAATTCGTTTGCCTAGTCGTGGTAGATGATGCCAAAGTGCCCTCCAGTATGGCTTATGGGGGGCTGGTATCTGCTCCCATCTTTTCCCGCATTGCAGAGAGAACAGCTCGCTACATGGGCTTGCCCCCTCTCTCCATCATCAAGAGAGGTCACCCATTGAGTCCTCTACAAAAGAGTCAGGCAGGGCTTAACTCAATGCGATGA
- the rsmH gene encoding 16S rRNA (cytosine(1402)-N(4))-methyltransferase RsmH gives MHAFFSDCPHHRAGPEGYNGGVYHTPILVNEVVNYLQPSPKTLILDGTLGGGGHSSSLLRNGASVIAVDQDPEAITYAKERLVYYGPRIRIVQDNFRRIRHILCSLDVCGLDGAILDVGVSSHQLETPNRGFSILKNGPLDMRMDPLTPISAADIVNTASLSELAHIFYEYGQEPHAFRIASRLVALRTRRPISTTLDLVSIVKSVVSPRYRHDLRRPVTRVFQALRIAVNDELGALQEGLSAISSHLSYGARFTVITFHSLEDRIVKHFFRRGSMKWIHCLTWPAPRPNPQRIFRLLTPRPIKASKEEVRNNPRASSAKLRVVESILGMQGDR, from the coding sequence ATGCATGCATTTTTCTCAGACTGCCCACACCACCGTGCGGGGCCGGAAGGGTATAATGGCGGTGTTTACCATACCCCCATACTAGTTAATGAGGTAGTCAACTACCTTCAACCATCTCCCAAGACACTCATTTTGGACGGCACACTAGGAGGGGGGGGACACAGCTCCAGCTTACTCCGGAATGGAGCTTCCGTTATCGCTGTGGATCAAGACCCTGAAGCAATCACTTACGCTAAGGAGCGGCTCGTTTACTACGGACCGCGCATCCGCATCGTTCAGGACAACTTCAGAAGGATCCGCCACATACTTTGTTCCCTGGATGTGTGCGGGCTGGACGGTGCTATCTTAGATGTGGGTGTGTCCTCTCACCAACTAGAAACTCCAAACCGCGGATTTTCCATCCTTAAAAATGGGCCGCTCGACATGCGGATGGATCCCCTTACTCCTATCTCAGCGGCGGATATTGTCAATACAGCTAGTCTCTCGGAGCTTGCTCACATTTTCTATGAATATGGTCAAGAGCCTCACGCTTTTCGCATCGCCTCTCGTCTTGTCGCACTGCGCACCCGCCGCCCCATCAGCACAACCCTCGATCTTGTTTCCATCGTCAAATCTGTTGTCTCTCCTCGATATCGCCACGACTTACGCCGGCCAGTAACACGGGTATTCCAAGCCTTACGTATAGCAGTCAATGACGAATTAGGGGCTCTGCAGGAAGGCCTCAGTGCCATCTCCTCCCATCTTTCCTACGGAGCACGCTTTACCGTAATTACCTTCCATTCACTAGAAGACCGTATAGTAAAACATTTCTTCCGGAGAGGGAGCATGAAATGGATCCATTGTCTCACTTGGCCTGCCCCACGTCCGAATCCGCAACGCATCTTTAGACTCCTCACTCCTCGTCCCATCAAGGCAAGCAAGGAGGAGGTCCGTAATAATCCTAGGGCTAGTAGCGCTAAGTTGCGTGTTGTTGAGAGCATCCTAGGGATGCAAGGGGACCGATGA
- the dnaN gene encoding DNA polymerase III subunit beta, translated as MKLVVAKEALLEGLQRAQSVVSARPALPVLSNALLEASEGELSITATDQSTTIQCRIPAAVEAPGATTLPARRLAAIARELCSGDVAIETDSGNTSTIRCMSSLFRMFGLPKEEFPELFEIKDAVRVSMEQPVLFEGLKYTSYAISTDESRYTLNGILFSLKNKRLTLVATDGRRLALYEVEVQSPYDQQELEFIVPTKTVSELQRLLREGGKLTLSIAKNVVAFHLGTVFLISKLIEGKYPNYRQVIPSGTSERIKLEREIFLSAVKRVSLLSLSKASSVCLALTKNKMDITAVTPEIGEAKESLSIVYRGKDFSIAFNPEFLVDPLRNISDEQVDLEFFNGMGPSVLRAMSRETFLYVLMPMRVPPVS; from the coding sequence ATGAAACTCGTCGTCGCCAAAGAAGCACTGTTGGAAGGACTACAGCGCGCGCAAAGCGTTGTCAGCGCGCGACCGGCCCTGCCAGTCCTTTCCAATGCCCTTCTGGAGGCTTCCGAAGGGGAGTTGAGCATAACCGCCACTGATCAAAGCACCACCATCCAATGTCGCATCCCCGCTGCCGTGGAAGCTCCTGGAGCGACCACCTTACCGGCACGCCGGCTCGCCGCCATCGCCAGGGAGCTCTGCAGCGGCGACGTTGCGATCGAAACAGACTCCGGGAATACCTCTACCATTCGGTGTATGTCCAGCCTCTTTAGAATGTTTGGTCTCCCTAAAGAGGAATTTCCGGAACTTTTTGAGATAAAGGACGCCGTTCGCGTCTCCATGGAACAGCCTGTTCTCTTTGAAGGTCTTAAATATACCTCTTATGCGATCTCTACGGATGAGAGTCGCTACACTCTCAATGGTATCCTCTTTTCCCTTAAAAACAAAAGGCTAACACTCGTTGCAACAGATGGTCGCCGCCTTGCCCTCTACGAAGTAGAGGTACAATCGCCTTATGATCAACAAGAGTTGGAATTTATTGTACCAACTAAAACTGTTAGTGAGCTACAGCGTCTTCTCAGAGAGGGCGGCAAGCTGACGCTTTCTATTGCCAAAAATGTTGTAGCCTTTCACCTAGGGACCGTTTTCTTAATTTCTAAGTTAATAGAAGGAAAATACCCTAACTACCGTCAAGTCATTCCCAGTGGAACCAGCGAAAGAATCAAGCTCGAGCGGGAAATATTCTTAAGCGCAGTGAAACGTGTATCCCTGCTGAGTCTAAGTAAGGCAAGCTCAGTCTGTCTGGCTCTTACCAAGAACAAGATGGACATTACAGCAGTTACCCCAGAAATAGGAGAAGCAAAAGAGTCTCTCTCGATTGTATACCGTGGAAAGGATTTCTCCATCGCATTCAATCCTGAGTTTCTAGTAGATCCACTACGTAACATTTCGGATGAACAGGTTGACTTGGAATTTTTTAATGGGATGGGTCCAAGTGTACTTCGTGCAATGTCTAGAGAAACATTCCTCTATGTTCTTATGCCCATGAGAGTCCCCCCGGTCAGCTGA
- the argA gene encoding amino-acid N-acetyltransferase, protein MNVAFLREILQYIPQFWERIFVISVDGSVAGSENFSNILLDLAVLRSLSIKVILVHGASVQTERLASKYKVKLSSSSGIGVTDVASLQVSIDAAMRLTSEIMQGLSAVDLRVAYVNAITAHSAGILGGKDYQFTGRVERVDSKVLDLLLREDIIPILPPLGFDGEGHTYRVNSDAIAVEVAGELQAAKVIFLASAAAFEPKVQLPKQISASESEELVIRHQTYWPSNLISKLDSASRACRQGISRVHILNGGVNGALLKEVFSNEGFGTMVHSDEYQQVRGIFKKDVWGILNLIRQSVKNEELVRRTRGEILAHMEDYWVLDINHSLVACVALHVYPEEVVGEMACLYVHSSHENKGYGRKLMAFIETLAKEKGLKKIYALSTQAFNYLQQKGGFRVAQAEDLPVSRREKYEASGRCSRILVKELTY, encoded by the coding sequence GTGAATGTTGCCTTCCTTCGAGAGATTCTTCAATACATCCCCCAATTCTGGGAACGAATATTTGTGATCTCAGTTGATGGTTCGGTCGCTGGATCTGAAAATTTCTCCAACATCCTTTTGGATTTGGCTGTCCTGCGTTCCTTAAGTATCAAGGTGATCCTTGTACACGGCGCCAGCGTCCAGACTGAACGCCTGGCGAGCAAATATAAGGTCAAACTTTCTAGCTCTAGTGGAATCGGAGTAACAGACGTGGCTTCCTTGCAGGTAAGCATTGATGCGGCAATGCGACTCACCAGTGAGATCATGCAAGGATTGTCTGCTGTGGACTTACGGGTCGCTTATGTCAACGCTATTACAGCCCATTCAGCAGGAATTCTTGGTGGAAAAGACTATCAGTTTACAGGACGTGTAGAGCGCGTAGACAGTAAGGTGTTGGACTTGCTTCTAAGGGAAGATATCATTCCGATACTGCCCCCACTAGGATTTGATGGAGAGGGCCACACTTACCGAGTAAATTCTGACGCGATTGCTGTTGAAGTAGCTGGAGAACTTCAGGCGGCGAAAGTTATCTTTCTAGCCTCTGCTGCCGCTTTCGAGCCAAAAGTCCAACTGCCCAAGCAGATTTCCGCCTCGGAATCAGAAGAACTCGTTATACGTCATCAAACCTACTGGCCCTCTAATTTAATTTCCAAACTGGATAGTGCATCTCGCGCATGTCGGCAGGGGATATCACGGGTACACATTCTAAATGGGGGTGTGAACGGGGCACTGCTTAAGGAAGTTTTTAGTAACGAAGGGTTTGGTACCATGGTACACTCGGACGAATATCAGCAGGTCCGCGGAATTTTTAAGAAGGATGTCTGGGGGATCCTAAATCTCATCCGACAGTCGGTAAAGAACGAAGAACTAGTCCGCCGTACACGCGGTGAGATCCTGGCTCATATGGAAGACTATTGGGTACTTGACATTAACCATAGTTTAGTAGCTTGCGTAGCTCTACATGTCTACCCGGAAGAGGTTGTTGGAGAAATGGCCTGCTTATATGTACATAGCAGCCATGAAAACAAAGGCTACGGCCGTAAGTTGATGGCCTTCATTGAAACTCTCGCAAAAGAAAAGGGACTAAAGAAAATTTATGCTCTCTCCACGCAAGCGTTTAACTATCTTCAGCAAAAAGGAGGATTTAGGGTGGCGCAGGCAGAGGATTTACCGGTCAGTCGCCGAGAGAAATACGAAGCCAGCGGACGATGCTCTCGTATCCTGGTCAAAGAACTTACTTACTGA
- a CDS encoding UDP-N-acetylmuramoyl-L-alanyl-D-glutamate--2,6-diaminopimelate ligase: protein MKLSRLLPATRVQAISSNFDPKIASISYDSRRTNPGALFFALQGEKLDGASFAGEAIKNGAVAIVTSKQLELSVPVVRVENPRFSLAEIASMFYSNPSSSLKVAGVTGTNGKTTTTFLIRHICSGTRLPCGLIGSVVYDMGGGTLEAVRTTPESSDIQEMLAHMRNYGLRACALEASSHASILHRLHTVEFETFVFTNLTPDHLDFHGNMEAYFSAKAEFFKNLPTQTKRAKAIINCDDRYGRLLMERLQHIPIIRYGLGVGADFRALSIRSDTTGTTYQLEARGRSYLVRLPLIGTFNVYNSLAALSAASAMGTELRSAVAALASMPQIPGRLERVPAKRSFQVFVDYAHTADALANALRTLQTLHPSRLIVVFGCGGNRDSSKRPLMARIAGEMADWTIVTSDNPREEDPETIIAEIRGGFFNKHYECITDREAAIYRAVSIAQAGDIVLVAGRGHEKTQEFSSQKMPFDDVEVAARAIAEKPVGL from the coding sequence ATGAAACTGAGTAGACTCCTTCCTGCGACAAGAGTGCAGGCCATATCCAGCAATTTTGACCCGAAAATTGCCTCGATTTCTTATGATTCGCGCCGAACAAACCCCGGAGCGCTTTTCTTTGCTCTGCAAGGTGAGAAATTGGACGGTGCCTCATTTGCAGGGGAGGCCATAAAGAATGGAGCAGTCGCCATTGTAACCTCTAAACAGCTGGAGCTGTCAGTGCCGGTAGTTCGTGTGGAGAATCCTAGGTTTTCCTTGGCGGAGATTGCCTCCATGTTCTATTCCAACCCTTCTTCCTCTCTTAAGGTGGCTGGAGTAACAGGTACCAACGGTAAGACCACTACTACTTTTCTAATTCGGCATATTTGCTCAGGCACTCGATTACCCTGTGGGCTTATTGGAAGCGTCGTTTATGACATGGGAGGCGGCACACTAGAAGCCGTGAGAACTACCCCAGAATCTTCGGATATACAAGAAATGCTTGCTCATATGCGTAACTATGGCTTACGCGCCTGTGCGCTGGAGGCTTCTAGCCATGCCAGCATTCTTCATAGGTTGCATACCGTAGAGTTTGAGACTTTCGTATTTACCAATCTTACTCCGGACCACTTGGATTTCCATGGGAATATGGAAGCATACTTCAGTGCCAAGGCCGAATTTTTCAAGAACCTTCCTACTCAAACCAAGCGTGCTAAGGCAATTATTAATTGTGATGATCGCTACGGACGTTTGCTAATGGAGCGACTGCAGCACATCCCCATCATTCGTTATGGACTAGGTGTAGGGGCAGACTTTCGTGCTCTAAGCATACGTTCCGACACCACCGGTACGACCTATCAGCTAGAAGCACGTGGACGCAGCTACTTGGTTCGCCTTCCTTTGATTGGTACGTTTAACGTTTACAATTCCCTTGCTGCATTATCTGCCGCCAGCGCTATGGGTACAGAACTTCGCTCAGCAGTAGCTGCCTTGGCATCTATGCCTCAAATACCAGGTAGGTTAGAACGTGTACCGGCGAAGCGTAGCTTCCAAGTGTTTGTTGATTATGCTCATACTGCTGATGCCCTGGCAAACGCTCTCCGAACCTTACAAACACTTCATCCATCTCGACTTATCGTCGTCTTTGGCTGCGGCGGGAACCGTGACAGTTCTAAGCGTCCACTCATGGCTCGTATTGCAGGCGAGATGGCAGACTGGACTATTGTGACATCGGATAACCCACGTGAAGAAGATCCAGAGACTATTATCGCAGAGATTAGAGGTGGATTTTTTAACAAGCACTATGAATGCATTACCGATAGAGAAGCCGCTATCTACCGTGCTGTCTCCATAGCGCAAGCAGGTGACATTGTGCTTGTTGCAGGTAGGGGTCACGAAAAGACCCAGGAATTTTCTAGCCAGAAAATGCCATTCGACGACGTGGAAGTAGCTGCACGTGCCATTGCAGAAAAACCAGTGGGGCTTTGA
- the sppA gene encoding signal peptide peptidase SppA has product MNKGGLLGITFLLLFCLSVFFNIFLLVALTDKKGFFTLEKRYRETVLLPGAENAKIVLIPLIGTIGFSQSNALGDSMVDDLKEAFQQAASDPDVKAIIVSTDSPGGEVTASDVLYHSLRNLAQQKPVVYYINSIGASGAYYTACGASWIMCSPTTFTGSIGVIISALNYQKLFGKIGLQSLVFRSGKFKDMLNPAREMAPEEKAYVQALVAQTYRRFVQVVSSARHLTPEALYKGVADGRILSGEDAYRERLVDSLGYIEDAYAKAKELGGAPDASVVSYTAQFSLSTFLSRLSQGITQKVQLNFLHVFALEPGRFYLLPSILVP; this is encoded by the coding sequence ATGAACAAAGGTGGTCTTCTAGGCATTACGTTCCTCCTGCTGTTTTGCCTGAGCGTTTTCTTTAATATTTTTTTGCTGGTAGCTCTTACCGATAAAAAAGGGTTTTTCACTCTGGAAAAACGCTACCGTGAGACCGTCCTCTTACCAGGAGCGGAAAACGCAAAGATTGTACTCATTCCTCTTATTGGAACTATCGGTTTTTCTCAATCCAATGCACTAGGCGACTCTATGGTAGATGATTTAAAGGAAGCTTTCCAGCAGGCAGCTAGCGACCCCGACGTTAAAGCCATTATAGTCTCTACGGATTCCCCAGGTGGAGAGGTAACGGCCTCCGATGTCCTTTACCATTCCCTGCGTAACCTTGCACAACAGAAGCCGGTTGTCTACTATATCAACTCCATAGGAGCTTCCGGAGCTTACTACACTGCCTGTGGAGCCTCTTGGATTATGTGCAGCCCAACGACCTTCACGGGCAGTATTGGTGTGATAATTTCCGCTCTGAATTACCAGAAACTCTTCGGTAAAATCGGCCTGCAGTCTCTGGTTTTTAGAAGTGGAAAATTTAAGGATATGCTGAACCCAGCAAGGGAAATGGCCCCAGAAGAAAAGGCTTATGTCCAGGCACTCGTTGCGCAGACCTACAGGCGATTCGTACAAGTCGTTTCCTCTGCCAGGCACCTGACCCCTGAAGCTCTCTATAAGGGGGTCGCAGACGGTCGTATCCTCAGTGGAGAGGACGCTTACCGCGAAAGGCTTGTGGATAGCCTCGGCTATATTGAGGATGCCTATGCTAAGGCAAAAGAACTCGGTGGTGCCCCAGACGCCTCAGTTGTCAGTTACACAGCACAATTTTCTTTATCAACATTTTTGAGCAGACTCAGTCAAGGGATTACCCAAAAAGTCCAACTAAACTTTCTGCATGTTTTTGCGCTAGAACCTGGACGCTTCTATCTCCTACCCTCTATCCTGGTGCCTTAA
- the rsmA gene encoding ribosomal RNA small subunit methyltransferase A, with amino-acid sequence MTLKEVRDCLRKLALEPAKSLGQNFLHDQNLARWMVSRLSLDHGDHVVELGPGLGALTEYLMQAGVGRITVVEKDGRLAGALVQRLGNTLHVIQEDATRVDLLRFYGFGRVKVIGNLPYYVSSPILMRFLNKLSPAIRLVFAVQRELAERLVAAPHTREYGIMTVCIQHRWKIQLLRNLSPSVFYPKPRVHSSIILFTPREVVHFCDEALFERIVYLGFSERRKQLRKLLGNTKGVWEKFAEEMGISPLARAEELSHADYAELACRLSPFRPQTMAARAEELDVVDFQNRVVTRVPRAEIHTENLPHRSVHVLIRNRVGKWFLQRRSIWKDSNPGKWDSSVAGHLLSGEGYEIAARRELCEELGVTRCDWLLKKGSLQASAETGWEFIEVFFTQQEGPFSLTPMEIDIGAFFEEETIQRWIRKEPGSFTTTFLQCFDLIVNDH; translated from the coding sequence ATGACCCTCAAAGAGGTACGAGACTGTCTTAGGAAGCTGGCCCTGGAACCCGCAAAAAGCTTGGGGCAAAACTTCCTGCATGATCAAAATCTCGCGCGATGGATGGTGTCAAGGCTCTCTCTAGATCACGGAGACCACGTGGTGGAATTAGGTCCAGGGTTAGGTGCTCTCACGGAATATTTGATGCAGGCTGGAGTGGGACGAATAACCGTGGTAGAGAAGGATGGCCGTCTTGCGGGTGCATTAGTTCAGAGATTAGGAAATACTCTCCATGTCATCCAGGAGGATGCGACACGTGTTGATCTCCTCAGATTTTACGGATTCGGACGGGTAAAAGTCATCGGGAATTTACCCTATTATGTATCCTCTCCCATCCTTATGCGGTTTCTCAATAAGCTCTCACCAGCAATTCGGCTGGTTTTTGCTGTGCAAAGGGAATTAGCAGAGCGACTAGTTGCAGCCCCGCACACTAGAGAATATGGAATAATGACGGTCTGTATCCAGCATCGCTGGAAGATACAACTCCTGCGCAACCTCTCACCTAGTGTTTTTTATCCAAAACCCAGGGTGCATTCGTCCATTATCCTTTTCACACCACGAGAGGTTGTCCATTTCTGTGATGAGGCCCTTTTTGAAAGGATAGTGTACCTCGGATTCTCCGAGCGCAGGAAGCAATTGCGAAAGTTGCTGGGGAACACGAAAGGTGTGTGGGAAAAATTTGCTGAAGAGATGGGAATCTCTCCCCTTGCACGGGCAGAAGAACTCTCCCATGCCGATTACGCAGAGCTGGCTTGCCGGCTTAGTCCATTCCGTCCCCAAACTATGGCCGCGCGCGCAGAGGAGCTTGATGTTGTAGATTTCCAGAATCGAGTGGTAACTCGGGTGCCACGCGCGGAGATCCACACGGAAAACCTTCCACATCGATCCGTGCATGTTCTGATACGGAATAGGGTTGGCAAATGGTTTTTGCAAAGGAGATCCATTTGGAAGGATAGCAACCCAGGTAAGTGGGATTCTAGCGTCGCAGGACATCTCCTGTCTGGGGAAGGCTATGAGATTGCTGCGCGCAGGGAGCTATGCGAGGAATTAGGAGTCACGAGATGTGACTGGCTTTTGAAAAAAGGCAGCCTACAAGCCTCTGCAGAAACGGGATGGGAATTCATTGAAGTTTTTTTTACCCAACAAGAGGGACCTTTTTCTCTCACGCCCATGGAGATTGATATTGGGGCCTTTTTTGAAGAGGAGACCATCCAAAGGTGGATTCGGAAAGAGCCAGGGTCGTTTACTACAACGTTCTTACAGTGCTTTGATTTAATAGTTAACGATCACTAG